A genomic stretch from Thermonema lapsum includes:
- a CDS encoding IS1 family transposase — protein sequence MDYWQSDARTFKKLYERLKDKAERFYTDDWEVYRKIIPEDKLIQSIRIEQSNSNVRHYLGRMTTKNKIVSKSIEMIDISLRISCCLNEYGFYEIFQSKFLSIFT from the coding sequence ATGGATTATTGGCAATCTGATGCTCGAACCTTCAAGAAATTATATGAACGATTAAAAGATAAGGCTGAGAGATTTTACACAGATGATTGGGAAGTTTATAGAAAAATAATACCAGAAGATAAGTTGATACAAAGCATTAGAATAGAGCAGAGCAACTCGAATGTAAGGCATTATCTTGGGCGGATGACAACAAAAAACAAGATAGTATCAAAATCTATAGAGATGATAGATATTTCATTACGAATAAGCTGTTGTCTAAATGAATATGGATTCTATGAAATTTTTCAAAGCAAGTTTTTATCTATCTTCACTTAA
- the recN gene encoding DNA repair protein RecN, with product MLIHLSIRNYALIEQLEMRPHPGLNVITGETGAGKSIMLGAIGLLLGERADKRALMNETEKCIVEATFDLTPYHLEALFDTYDLDYQDLTIIRREISPAGKSRAFINDTPVTLDVLKILGRRLIDIHSQHDHLLLGDDAYQLALLDTFAGNDSLLDEYRRLFTHYRSILQRYEQLKQQIEQQEQALDYERFLWQELQNAALEEGEQEQLEQRLEKLEHAEAIQQAAAEALQALENEEYGAESVLSVVVEALKRLRSYSEDFGELYERAESVLIEVRELSRDIANAVEEVEINPREVQRIQERLDLLYSLQKKHKVHDEAQLIRRKQELERRIEQASVSREELEALEQEIRKQKQQLHDLAMALRAQRQAQAKALAEALVALLQDMAMPHATVQVQVLPCEALYEEGLDKLQLLFSANKGIAPGPLKEVASGGEFSRLMLAIKYLLAQKTALPTLILDEIDTGISGETAMKVARMMAEMSKHHQLIAITHLHQIAALADAHYYVYKDEAGSRTFSRLKLLSVEERVHEIAQMISGQQPSPSALQSARELLAQNRRP from the coding sequence ATGCTTATTCATCTGTCTATACGCAATTATGCTCTGATTGAGCAACTGGAAATGCGTCCACACCCCGGGCTTAATGTCATTACTGGTGAAACGGGGGCGGGCAAGTCCATCATGTTGGGGGCTATTGGATTACTGCTGGGGGAGCGTGCCGACAAAAGAGCTTTGATGAATGAAACAGAAAAGTGTATTGTAGAAGCCACCTTCGATTTGACACCTTATCATCTGGAGGCACTCTTCGATACCTACGACCTCGATTATCAGGATTTGACCATCATACGGCGGGAAATTAGTCCAGCAGGTAAGTCGCGGGCTTTCATCAACGATACGCCCGTTACGCTGGACGTGCTGAAAATTTTGGGGCGCCGTTTGATAGATATCCATTCGCAGCATGACCATCTTTTACTGGGCGATGACGCCTACCAACTGGCTTTGCTCGATACCTTTGCTGGCAATGACTCTTTGTTAGATGAATACCGCCGTTTATTTACCCATTACCGCAGCATACTGCAGCGCTACGAACAGCTCAAGCAGCAAATAGAGCAGCAGGAGCAGGCACTGGACTATGAGCGCTTTTTGTGGCAGGAGCTGCAGAACGCCGCCTTAGAGGAGGGAGAGCAGGAGCAACTGGAACAGCGCCTCGAAAAACTCGAGCATGCCGAAGCCATTCAACAAGCGGCTGCCGAAGCGCTACAAGCTTTGGAAAATGAAGAGTATGGAGCTGAAAGCGTGCTTTCCGTAGTAGTGGAAGCACTCAAGCGCTTGCGCTCCTATTCCGAAGACTTTGGCGAGCTGTACGAGCGTGCCGAAAGCGTTTTGATTGAGGTGCGCGAGCTGAGCCGTGACATCGCAAATGCCGTAGAGGAGGTGGAAATAAACCCGCGTGAGGTACAGCGCATTCAAGAACGTCTGGACCTGCTCTATTCCCTGCAAAAAAAACATAAAGTACACGACGAAGCTCAACTGATTCGGCGCAAGCAGGAGCTGGAGCGCCGTATAGAACAGGCGTCGGTGTCGCGTGAAGAGCTGGAGGCGCTCGAGCAGGAAATACGGAAACAGAAACAACAATTGCACGATTTGGCTATGGCTTTGCGGGCACAGCGTCAAGCACAGGCAAAAGCACTGGCAGAAGCCCTCGTAGCACTCTTGCAAGACATGGCAATGCCGCATGCTACCGTGCAAGTGCAGGTGCTGCCTTGCGAAGCGCTGTATGAAGAAGGCTTAGACAAATTGCAACTCTTGTTTAGTGCCAACAAAGGCATTGCCCCCGGACCCCTCAAGGAAGTAGCATCGGGAGGGGAGTTCTCGCGTCTGATGTTGGCTATTAAATACCTATTAGCACAAAAAACAGCCTTACCTACTTTAATCTTAGATGAAATAGATACGGGCATTTCTGGCGAAACTGCCATGAAAGTAGCACGCATGATGGCAGAGATGTCGAAACATCATCAGTTGATAGCCATCACCCACCTACACCAAATTGCCGCCCTTGCCGATGCGCATTACTACGTTTACAAAGACGAGGCGGGCAGTCGTACTTTCAGCCGCTTGAAGCTATTGAGTGTCGAAGAACGGGTGCATGAGATAGCACAGATGATTAGTGGGCAGCAGCCTTCACCCTCGGCACTGCAAAGCGCGCGCGAGCTGCTGGCTCAGAATCGCAGACCATAA
- the porD gene encoding type IX secretion system protein PorD — MQKKVLLVVWALCWGVPPLLAQELNCRVIVNDKQMQTAQTTERAIFREMEQAISLFMNERQWGQDNYLPEERIGCTLEITLIQGDVNTGNYQATAQIRALRPVYDTDYETPLLIYVDRQFNFRFQKGQQLIFNENVFSDDLTAMLAYYAYFILAMDGYSFAEDGGEEWVQKMNNLVNLAQTAGNVGWRRGDVRNRYWLAENLLSQQLQGVLKAYYNYHRKGLDYYVQKPEAAVEAAMQLVRSMGEAARLKPNALLVAVISDTKAQELASILKTIPAQEQKEVTDIFRRVDPPKVPLFQQAFGQSAAGSLQIQNR; from the coding sequence ATGCAAAAAAAAGTACTGTTGGTCGTTTGGGCGCTGTGTTGGGGGGTGCCGCCCCTGCTCGCACAAGAGCTGAACTGCCGGGTGATTGTCAACGACAAACAAATGCAAACGGCACAAACCACCGAGCGTGCCATCTTTCGCGAGATGGAACAAGCCATCTCGTTGTTTATGAATGAACGCCAATGGGGACAAGACAACTACCTGCCCGAAGAGCGCATTGGCTGCACTTTGGAAATTACTTTGATTCAAGGCGACGTGAATACGGGGAACTATCAAGCTACCGCCCAAATAAGGGCTTTGCGTCCGGTGTATGATACCGACTACGAAACCCCTTTGTTGATTTACGTAGACCGACAGTTTAACTTTCGCTTCCAAAAAGGACAACAGCTCATTTTCAACGAGAACGTATTTTCCGATGACCTTACGGCTATGCTGGCTTATTATGCCTATTTCATCTTGGCAATGGATGGCTACTCGTTTGCCGAAGACGGCGGCGAAGAGTGGGTGCAAAAGATGAACAACTTGGTAAACTTGGCGCAAACTGCCGGTAATGTAGGGTGGCGGCGCGGAGACGTACGCAACCGCTACTGGCTGGCAGAGAACCTGCTGAGTCAGCAGCTACAAGGCGTGTTGAAAGCCTATTACAATTACCACCGCAAGGGCTTGGATTATTACGTACAAAAGCCCGAGGCTGCCGTAGAAGCAGCTATGCAGTTGGTGCGCAGTATGGGCGAAGCTGCCCGCTTGAAGCCCAACGCCTTACTTGTGGCAGTCATCAGCGATACCAAAGCGCAGGAGTTAGCTTCTATTCTGAAAACAATACCGGCGCAAGAACAAAAAGAAGTAACAGACATTTTTCGTCGTGTGGACCCCCCAAAGGTACCTCTCTTTCAGCAAGCCTTTGGGCAAAGTGCTGCCGGCAGCCTGCAAATTCAAAACCGTTGA
- the ettA gene encoding energy-dependent translational throttle protein EttA has protein sequence MSNEKIIFSMSGVGKVYPPNRYVLKDIYLSFFYGAKIGIIGLNGSGKSTLLRIIAGVDKDYIGNVVWSPGYSVGYLPQEPELDKNKTVREVVEEGVQEVVNLLKEFEEINMKFAEPMDDEEMTRLIERQGEVQEKLDQLDAWNLDSKLERAMDALQLPPADAKIEHLSGGEKRRVALCRLLLQQPDVLLLDEPTNHLDAESVHWLEQHLKQYKGTVIAVTHDRYFLDNVAGWILELDRGEGIPWKGNYSSWLEQKQQRLAQEEKAESKRMKTLQRELEWIRMTPKARQAKAKARINAYEKLLSEEGKQKEAHLELYIPPGPRLGNKVVEFEHVTKGFEDKLLFEDLSFSLPPGGIVGVIGPNGVGKTTLFKLIAGKEKPDAGTITIGETVKMAYVDQEHDVLDPEKTVFETISGGNELIQLGNRQVNARAYVSRFNFSGSDQEKKIKNLSGGERNRVHLAMMLKEEANLLLLDEPTNDLDVNTLRALEEALENFAGCAVVISHDRWFLDRICTHILAFEGDAQVYWFEGNFSEYEENRRQRLGDEIRRFRYKKLVK, from the coding sequence ATGAGTAACGAAAAAATTATTTTCTCTATGTCGGGGGTGGGGAAAGTGTACCCGCCCAACCGCTATGTGTTGAAAGACATCTACCTCTCTTTCTTTTACGGTGCTAAGATAGGCATCATTGGTTTAAACGGCTCGGGTAAGTCCACTTTGCTGCGCATCATTGCCGGCGTCGATAAAGACTATATTGGCAATGTGGTGTGGTCGCCGGGCTATAGCGTAGGTTATCTACCCCAAGAGCCCGAATTGGATAAAAACAAAACCGTGCGCGAGGTGGTAGAAGAGGGCGTGCAGGAGGTGGTGAACCTACTCAAGGAATTCGAAGAAATCAATATGAAATTTGCCGAGCCTATGGACGATGAGGAAATGACGCGCCTCATTGAACGGCAAGGCGAGGTGCAGGAGAAGTTGGACCAGCTGGATGCTTGGAATTTAGACAGCAAGCTGGAACGCGCCATGGATGCCCTGCAGCTGCCACCAGCGGATGCTAAGATAGAGCATCTGTCGGGGGGCGAAAAACGCCGCGTGGCTTTGTGCCGCCTGCTATTGCAGCAACCCGACGTCCTTTTGCTTGACGAGCCCACCAACCACTTGGATGCTGAATCGGTGCATTGGCTCGAGCAACACCTCAAACAATACAAGGGCACCGTCATTGCCGTTACCCACGACCGTTATTTCTTGGACAATGTAGCCGGCTGGATTCTTGAACTGGACCGCGGCGAGGGCATTCCCTGGAAGGGCAACTATTCGTCTTGGCTGGAACAAAAGCAACAGCGACTGGCGCAGGAGGAAAAGGCAGAGTCGAAGCGTATGAAGACCCTCCAGCGCGAATTGGAGTGGATTCGCATGACGCCCAAAGCCCGCCAAGCCAAAGCCAAAGCCCGTATCAACGCTTACGAAAAGCTATTGAGCGAGGAAGGCAAGCAGAAAGAAGCACATCTGGAGCTCTACATCCCCCCCGGACCCCGCTTGGGCAACAAAGTAGTAGAGTTTGAGCACGTAACCAAAGGTTTTGAAGATAAACTGCTGTTCGAAGATTTGAGCTTTTCGTTGCCGCCCGGTGGCATTGTAGGGGTGATAGGTCCTAACGGGGTGGGTAAAACCACGCTTTTCAAACTCATAGCAGGCAAAGAAAAACCCGATGCGGGTACCATCACCATCGGCGAAACCGTGAAGATGGCTTATGTGGACCAAGAGCACGATGTGCTGGACCCCGAAAAGACCGTCTTCGAGACCATCTCGGGAGGCAACGAATTGATTCAGCTGGGCAACCGTCAAGTGAATGCACGCGCTTATGTGAGCCGCTTCAACTTCTCGGGTTCTGACCAAGAAAAGAAAATCAAAAACCTCTCGGGGGGCGAGCGCAACCGTGTGCACTTGGCTATGATGCTTAAAGAAGAAGCCAACCTGTTGTTGCTGGATGAACCTACCAACGACTTGGATGTAAACACGCTGCGTGCCTTAGAAGAAGCCTTGGAAAACTTTGCCGGCTGTGCAGTGGTGATTTCACACGACCGCTGGTTCCTTGACCGTATCTGTACGCACATCCTGGCATTCGAAGGCGACGCACAGGTGTATTGGTTTGAAGGCAACTTCAGCGAATATGAAGAAAACCGACGTCAGCGTTTGGGTGATGAAATACGCCGCTTCCGCTATAAAAAACTGGTAAAATAA
- a CDS encoding DUF349 domain-containing protein, whose product MKYDAESTYGYVKDGKVYLKGYLEYPDREIGFVKESPEAAIEYFEKRYQLAVNKVEELKKQIEEAENKGSYLMKLLHLREYLLKFNGLGDFPSLLKQLDELEIYLREMIAQNRIKNLEIKREILKQLENIAQQQSNWKANSESIQDLKMRWIRTGPVDEIYEEELEERFTTALKTFFANRKNFFQAKRQEEKEKVERYRQLIQEVNDLKYSNDFEAVAERIKEIQAQWKEVGKVSHKRMVKLWKRFQKVNNEFFHRYKQYKEGVPVENIQPLNMDEFIRVRQAEFCKEMESLVGVNTDESIQRAKFLLSEWKKLTQDPRLIDKALARRFRLISDRVFEESYLMRVVRRKYPDFDFKPEEDQLKIKISFLRETIRRDEQEIAEAERNLEKVRTYKPNFNPHTQQRKAMVKKVMLREFEERLRVVLGEEESDDFKFF is encoded by the coding sequence ATGAAGTATGATGCAGAAAGCACTTACGGCTATGTAAAAGATGGCAAGGTGTATTTGAAAGGCTACCTTGAGTATCCTGACCGCGAAATAGGTTTTGTAAAAGAAAGCCCCGAAGCTGCCATAGAGTACTTCGAAAAGCGCTACCAATTAGCCGTAAACAAAGTAGAGGAGCTCAAAAAACAGATAGAAGAAGCCGAAAACAAAGGCTCCTACCTCATGAAACTGCTGCACCTGCGCGAGTATCTGCTCAAGTTCAACGGCTTGGGGGATTTTCCATCGCTGCTCAAGCAACTCGACGAGTTGGAGATTTATCTGCGTGAGATGATAGCCCAAAACCGAATCAAAAACCTTGAAATCAAGCGCGAGATACTAAAACAGCTCGAAAACATAGCCCAGCAGCAAAGCAACTGGAAAGCCAACAGCGAGAGCATCCAAGACTTGAAAATGCGCTGGATTCGCACCGGACCTGTCGATGAAATCTATGAAGAGGAGCTGGAAGAACGTTTCACCACCGCCCTCAAAACCTTCTTTGCCAATCGGAAAAACTTTTTCCAAGCCAAGCGGCAAGAAGAAAAAGAAAAAGTAGAACGCTACCGTCAGCTCATACAAGAGGTCAACGACCTGAAATACTCCAATGATTTCGAAGCAGTAGCCGAGCGCATCAAAGAAATACAAGCCCAGTGGAAAGAAGTGGGCAAAGTGTCGCACAAGCGCATGGTGAAGCTTTGGAAACGCTTCCAGAAAGTAAACAACGAGTTTTTCCATCGCTACAAGCAATATAAAGAAGGGGTACCCGTAGAGAACATTCAACCCCTCAATATGGATGAGTTTATACGGGTAAGGCAAGCCGAGTTCTGCAAAGAAATGGAATCGTTGGTGGGTGTCAATACCGACGAATCTATTCAAAGGGCTAAGTTCTTGCTTTCGGAGTGGAAGAAACTGACCCAAGACCCGCGCCTCATCGACAAAGCCTTGGCACGACGTTTCCGCCTCATCAGCGACCGCGTGTTTGAAGAAAGCTATTTGATGCGAGTCGTGCGCCGCAAATATCCTGATTTTGACTTCAAACCCGAAGAAGACCAGCTGAAAATAAAAATCAGCTTCTTGCGCGAAACCATCCGCCGCGATGAGCAGGAAATAGCCGAAGCCGAGCGAAACTTAGAAAAAGTACGGACTTACAAACCCAACTTCAACCCGCACACGCAGCAGCGCAAGGCAATGGTTAAAAAAGTGATGCTCAGAGAATTTGAAGAGCGGCTGCGTGTGGTGCTGGGTGAAGAAGAAAGTGATGATTTTAAATTCTTTTAA
- a CDS encoding DUF2795 domain-containing protein, with product MYWTLELASYLEDAPWPATKEELIDYALRSGAPMEVVENLQELEDDGQPYESIEEIWPDYPTKEDFFFNEDEF from the coding sequence ATGTACTGGACACTCGAATTGGCGTCTTATCTGGAAGATGCACCTTGGCCTGCTACCAAAGAAGAGCTCATTGACTATGCTCTTCGTTCAGGTGCCCCTATGGAAGTGGTGGAAAATTTGCAAGAGTTGGAAGACGATGGGCAGCCCTACGAAAGCATTGAGGAAATTTGGCCCGATTATCCTACCAAAGAAGATTTCTTCTTCAATGAGGATGAATTTTAA
- the ispD gene encoding 2-C-methyl-D-erythritol 4-phosphate cytidylyltransferase — protein sequence MNRIYAAVIVAGGSGSRMQAAMPKQFLPLRNKPILWHTIQAFLHFRPHMPLVVVLPHSYIDYWQTEWAKLEKDCPFICVPGGSSRFHSVWNGLLALKQHLDEPEHALVGIHDGARPLIGSTLLERVYEAATMHGSAIPAVPLKDSIREVMEPEGHRAVERSRYRLVQTPQVFVFHDLVEAYERAWRSGNTERFTDDASVMEAAGHRLHLVEGDYRNLKITTAEDMLVAAALMSK from the coding sequence ATGAACAGGATTTACGCAGCAGTGATAGTGGCAGGTGGTTCGGGTAGTCGTATGCAAGCAGCTATGCCCAAACAGTTTTTGCCTTTGCGGAATAAGCCCATCTTGTGGCATACGATTCAAGCTTTTCTGCATTTTCGCCCTCATATGCCTTTGGTGGTGGTGCTGCCCCACAGCTACATCGACTACTGGCAGACAGAGTGGGCAAAGCTTGAAAAAGATTGTCCTTTTATTTGTGTGCCAGGGGGAAGCAGCCGCTTTCATTCTGTTTGGAACGGCTTACTGGCACTGAAGCAACATTTAGACGAGCCGGAGCATGCCTTAGTGGGCATCCACGATGGGGCGCGCCCTTTGATAGGTAGCACTTTGCTTGAGCGTGTATACGAGGCGGCAACGATGCATGGTAGTGCCATTCCCGCGGTACCTTTGAAAGATTCTATACGGGAAGTGATGGAGCCAGAGGGGCATCGGGCAGTTGAGCGCAGCCGCTACCGTTTGGTACAAACACCACAAGTATTTGTCTTCCATGACCTGGTAGAGGCTTATGAGCGGGCGTGGCGCAGTGGTAACACAGAGCGTTTCACCGATGATGCTTCGGTGATGGAAGCTGCCGGGCATCGCTTGCATTTGGTAGAAGGCGACTACCGGAACTTGAAGATAACCACCGCTGAAGATATGCTCGTAGCCGCTGCCTTGATGTCAAAATAA
- a CDS encoding septal ring lytic transglycosylase RlpA family protein, with translation MKLVYRVCFLWVLCCVLVCLTSGTSHAQRRYKDKGGASYYADKFNGRKTASGEIFDNAAMTAAHRTLPFGTYVKVTNLANGKSVIVRINDRGPYAHGRIIDVTKAAAIQLGMVGTGTAWVMVEEVDAPDPPTGEVPEASEMPGADSNQLAGKFQTGHTYSMWGTERFPKGIGLQVGSYRDAENAIDQCRTLIKQGGLEEVYIQVGWSGGRIYRVIVGAYPTREEALLLLPRIRALGMDGFPKRHFD, from the coding sequence ATGAAGCTTGTTTATCGGGTTTGTTTTTTATGGGTGCTATGCTGCGTGCTGGTGTGCTTGACGAGCGGCACATCGCATGCCCAGCGACGCTATAAAGACAAGGGGGGCGCTTCTTATTATGCTGATAAGTTCAATGGTCGAAAGACAGCCAGTGGGGAAATATTTGACAATGCTGCTATGACGGCTGCGCATCGCACCTTGCCTTTTGGTACTTACGTGAAAGTAACCAATTTGGCAAATGGGAAGAGTGTGATAGTGCGCATCAACGACCGTGGACCTTATGCGCACGGGCGTATCATAGACGTGACTAAAGCTGCTGCTATTCAACTGGGTATGGTGGGCACCGGCACCGCCTGGGTGATGGTGGAAGAAGTAGATGCTCCGGACCCTCCTACGGGCGAGGTACCTGAAGCATCCGAAATGCCGGGAGCAGACAGCAACCAGCTGGCGGGTAAATTCCAAACCGGGCATACCTACAGCATGTGGGGCACCGAACGCTTTCCCAAAGGGATAGGCTTGCAAGTAGGCTCTTATCGCGACGCTGAAAATGCCATAGACCAATGCCGCACATTGATTAAACAAGGAGGCTTGGAAGAAGTGTATATTCAGGTAGGATGGTCGGGCGGGCGCATCTATCGCGTGATAGTGGGGGCTTATCCTACCCGAGAAGAAGCTTTGTTGTTGCTGCCTCGCATCCGGGCACTGGGCATGGATGGTTTTCCGAAACGTCATTTTGACTGA
- a CDS encoding DUF3276 family protein, producing MEEKRVNNGQKEELFSKRIRAGKRTYFIDVRATRGDDFYLTITESKKRLRNGNYVYEKHKIFLYKEDFAKFTEALQEAIEHIKNDLMPNVDFSQFEKKSEELDSHLLDDDFDSLSTEFSAEDSDLKWD from the coding sequence GTGGAAGAGAAAAGAGTGAACAACGGACAAAAGGAAGAGCTCTTCTCCAAGCGCATACGCGCGGGTAAAAGGACCTACTTCATTGATGTAAGAGCTACTCGCGGTGATGACTTTTACCTGACAATCACTGAGAGCAAGAAGCGTCTCCGCAATGGAAACTATGTGTATGAAAAGCACAAGATTTTCCTTTACAAAGAGGACTTCGCCAAATTCACTGAAGCTTTGCAAGAAGCCATTGAGCACATCAAAAATGATTTGATGCCGAACGTAGACTTCTCGCAGTTCGAAAAGAAAAGCGAAGAGCTGGACAGCCACCTTCTTGATGACGACTTCGACTCGCTCAGCACCGAGTTTTCTGCAGAAGATAGCGACCTTAAGTGGGACTAA
- a CDS encoding AI-2E family transporter: MQKKDGRAVVLVRFIDFQKPINRILVQGVLLLTGLWLFTYYFGNIASYLVISLILSAMLGPIVNALHEFQFFGIRMPRVLAVILSFLIFFGFLITFLVLFAPLIYDQVQLIQSIQFDELLKRGKAPLHRIESFLNKSFDMHIAEGQLLQEIQQAVLRLFESVRIGDLFNTLLSFAGQFFIGTLAVFFITFFFLYEKNFIHNLLTSMIPNRYFEVGISTVYKIERLLSNYLLGILLQMVAIFTIVATGLSLLNIPYAITIAVFAAIANLIPYLGPVLGGSFGLIVGISSIALHSELSTQAASFLALKILIVFAITQLIDNLLLQPLIFSRSVKAHPLAIFIAIFFGANLAGGLGMIFAIPVYTIFKVIISELQGSIREYQVFKKERSVMLKDGRNLSSN; this comes from the coding sequence ATGCAAAAAAAAGACGGGCGTGCCGTTGTCTTAGTCCGCTTTATTGACTTTCAAAAGCCCATCAACCGCATCTTGGTACAAGGCGTCCTACTGCTAACGGGCTTATGGCTTTTTACTTATTATTTCGGCAACATAGCCTCCTATCTTGTCATTTCGCTGATATTGTCGGCAATGCTGGGACCTATTGTCAATGCACTGCACGAATTTCAGTTCTTCGGCATACGTATGCCGCGGGTTTTGGCAGTGATACTGAGCTTCCTTATCTTCTTCGGTTTCCTTATCACCTTTTTGGTGCTGTTTGCCCCTTTGATTTACGACCAAGTGCAGCTCATCCAAAGCATACAATTTGATGAATTGCTCAAACGCGGCAAAGCGCCATTACACCGCATAGAGTCTTTTTTGAATAAAAGCTTCGACATGCACATAGCCGAAGGGCAGCTGCTGCAGGAGATACAACAGGCTGTGCTACGCCTGTTCGAATCGGTACGCATCGGCGACCTTTTCAACACCCTGCTAAGCTTTGCCGGTCAATTTTTCATCGGCACTTTGGCTGTCTTCTTCATTACTTTCTTTTTCCTCTACGAAAAGAATTTTATTCACAACCTACTCACCAGCATGATACCCAACCGCTACTTCGAGGTTGGTATCAGCACCGTGTATAAAATAGAACGGCTGCTGTCGAATTACCTGCTGGGCATCTTGCTGCAAATGGTGGCTATATTTACCATCGTGGCAACTGGCTTAAGCTTACTAAACATACCTTATGCCATCACCATCGCTGTGTTTGCCGCCATTGCCAACCTTATCCCCTACTTGGGTCCTGTTTTAGGTGGAAGTTTCGGTTTGATAGTAGGCATCTCCTCCATTGCCTTACACTCGGAATTGAGCACACAGGCGGCATCATTCTTAGCGCTGAAAATACTCATCGTTTTTGCTATTACCCAGCTGATAGACAACCTCTTGCTACAGCCGCTTATCTTTTCGCGCAGCGTGAAGGCTCACCCGCTGGCTATCTTTATAGCCATCTTTTTTGGCGCCAACCTTGCTGGAGGCTTGGGCATGATATTCGCCATTCCGGTTTATACTATCTTCAAAGTAATCATATCGGAACTACAAGGCAGCATCAGGGAATATCAGGTATTCAAGAAAGAAAGGAGCGTCATGCTGAAAGACGGCAGGAACCTTTCGAGTAATTGA
- a CDS encoding ribose-phosphate pyrophosphokinase — MADPNFVKLFSGTSSRYLAEKIAEAYGKPLGAITIQRFSDGEISPYYEESIRGCDVFLIQSTFPPADNLMELLLMIDAARRASAKYVTVVMPYFGYARQDRKDKPRVAIAAKLVANLLSAAGADRLMTCDLHAGQIQGFFDFPVDHLDGSAIFAPYLESLNLENLVFAAPDVGGVGRARAFAKMFGADMVVCDKHRKRANEVAGMQVIGDVKDANVVIIDDIVDTAGTICRAAAVLKEKGARSVRAICTHPVLSGNAYDNINHSVLEELVVSDTIPLRQKSPKIKVLSVAELFATAIKKVHDYESISSLFISTHK; from the coding sequence ATGGCTGACCCAAACTTTGTCAAACTGTTCTCTGGCACCAGCTCCCGCTATCTTGCCGAAAAGATAGCTGAAGCCTATGGTAAGCCCTTAGGCGCTATTACCATTCAGCGGTTCAGCGACGGCGAGATTTCGCCTTATTACGAAGAGTCCATTCGCGGCTGCGATGTATTCCTCATCCAATCTACTTTTCCACCGGCGGACAACCTCATGGAATTGCTGCTCATGATTGACGCGGCACGTCGGGCATCGGCAAAATACGTTACGGTAGTAATGCCTTACTTCGGCTATGCACGCCAAGACCGTAAAGACAAACCACGTGTAGCCATCGCTGCCAAACTGGTGGCTAACTTATTATCGGCAGCCGGTGCCGACCGCCTCATGACTTGCGACCTGCACGCCGGGCAGATTCAAGGCTTTTTTGACTTTCCCGTAGATCATCTCGATGGTTCTGCCATTTTTGCGCCTTATCTGGAAAGCCTGAATCTGGAAAACCTGGTATTTGCAGCCCCCGATGTAGGAGGTGTGGGACGGGCACGTGCCTTTGCCAAGATGTTTGGAGCAGACATGGTCGTTTGCGACAAACACCGCAAGCGCGCCAACGAAGTGGCAGGCATGCAAGTGATTGGCGACGTAAAAGACGCCAACGTGGTAATTATCGATGACATCGTGGACACGGCGGGTACCATCTGTCGGGCAGCCGCTGTATTGAAGGAAAAGGGCGCCCGCAGCGTGCGTGCTATTTGCACCCACCCCGTCTTGTCGGGCAATGCTTATGACAACATAAACCACTCCGTGTTGGAAGAGCTGGTAGTCTCCGATACCATTCCTTTGCGTCAAAAGTCGCCCAAGATAAAAGTGCTCAGCGTGGCAGAGTTGTTTGCTACTGCCATCAAAAAAGTGCATGATTACGAATCTATCAGTTCGTTATTTATCTCAACGCATAAATAA